The Macaca thibetana thibetana isolate TM-01 chromosome 5, ASM2454274v1, whole genome shotgun sequence genomic sequence TTTTGTGATCCTGAGTTCTAGTAACCACTAGATACATGCATACCATTCACTGATTTGTCTATTCTAATAAACATTTAATCCTGTCTTACTACCTTTGAAGACAGTAATACTCTTAAAACTTTTTGATAGGTCTTCATAATGTTACAGATTATCTGCCATAAACAGAGCATTAGAAATTGTATGAGAAAGGATATGTTAGGTTCCAAAAGGTTATTAAAGAaaacttactattttaaaataatgacaatatcaaattttaaaagaaagaaaaaatgatacaaaaagtGTGCTTGCTGGAATAGGTAACTTGAGCCTTACAAAGGTGTTTTTCTCTGTTAAggaatttataaataaaggaCTGTGTGTACCTTggtgacaaaataaaaaaggctggCCACTTTTTATGCTAagttcaaatgtatttttttgataATACAAAAAAGTAATCCTTGAAAATCAGAATACATAACAGAAAAGAGCACAATAACTTAAGTATTAAACATCTATATGAAATAACTGTTGCAAAGATTGACAAAAATGCACACTTAGAACATGcggttatttaaaaacaaacaaacaaacaaacaaaacaccacacGATTCTGTAGAACCAATGTTATGTCACCACCAGGAGAGCACCAAGCAAGGCACCATTGGAAAGACAACATACTTGGAAAGTCTCTATAAATAAAGTAAATGCTAATCTGGTCGAAAAATCGGTGTCTTTGGTAAAAATTCTATGAGGATGACCtgtaaaaggagaagaaaaagtttttaaaagatttaaacaaaattttttcttaaaacttcaaTTATATGCTATCgcaatttttttgaaaatccattcacattttaaaactgcaACTTTGCATTACTAAAACAGATCTTTATCTGATAATGCAGAGCTCCATCACtgagaatttttctatttctggacCTTTACCAAATACATGAAATACCTCGGCTCTatgaaaaggaagacaaataAGCAAGTAAAATCACCAAAGTCTGAGAAGGGTGATATAGATAGAGTGCCCCTGACACACTGGAGGAGCAAACATGCATACATGCACGCTCCCCTGCGCTCATGAGAAAAGGGGCTAGTATGCATTTAGAACTAACTGTATACCAGGTGTTCCATACTACATTGGGTCTCTTTAAACCCAACAACTTTTCTATGAGGTAAGTATTataatccctattttacagatgaggaaactgatgatCCAGAGAAGTTGTATCACAATTGATTGTGGACTCACTGTTTGAATAAAAGACTGTCTTTAACTCCAAAGACTTGCCCTTTCTACCACCCTACGTGACTGCAGCTCACCCAACATTTTTCTTCAGACTTTCTCCTTTTTAATCAACCCAATTACACGAATCTTCTCTAAGTTCTAGAGTTGCTCTCATTTTACTCTACCAGAATATGTAATCTTCAGATAAAAGGTCCtttatctcttaattttttaaaaagtccatttcTTCTTAGGTTAGCAAAATTACAGGCCAAAATTTGTTCCAAAAGGCCTTTTAATAGGAAACTAAAggaaaaccaatgaaaacaaaatatggtaaCACAGAGTTACACAAGGTGACCAAAGCTAGTTTTTccaaatttgaattttcttaaattacAATCAACTCTTTCTTTTGCCCCAAATTTGTATGAAATAGatggtgatttaaaaattatttgatattaaaaGTTTCTAAGTCTTCTCGCCTAACGCCGCCAACATGGTGTTCAGGCGCTTCGTGGAGGTTGGCCGGGTGGCCTACGTCTCCTTTGGACCTCATGCCGGAAAATTGGTCGCAATTGTAGATGTTATTGATCAGAACAGGGCTTTGGTCGATGGACATTGCACTCAAGTGAGGAGACAGGCCATGCCTTTCAAGTGCATGCAGCTCACTGATTTCATCCTCAAGTTTCCACACAGTGCCCGCCAGAAGTATGTCCGACAAGCGTGGCAGAAGGCAGACATCAATACAAAATGGGCAGCCACACGATGGGCCAAAAAGATTGAAGCCAGAGAAAGGAAAGCCAAGATGACAGATTTTGATCGTTTTAAAGTTatgaaggcaaagaaaatgaggaacagaATAATCAAGAATGAAGTTAAGAAGCTTCAAAAGGCAGCTCTCCTGAAAGCTTCTCCCAAAAAAGCACCTGGTACTAaggg encodes the following:
- the LOC126954756 gene encoding 60S ribosomal protein L14-like — encoded protein: MVFRRFVEVGRVAYVSFGPHAGKLVAIVDVIDQNRALVDGHCTQVRRQAMPFKCMQLTDFILKFPHSARQKYVRQAWQKADINTKWAATRWAKKIEARERKAKMTDFDRFKVMKAKKMRNRIIKNEVKKLQKAALLKASPKKAPGTKGAAAAAKVTAKKMTTASKKAPAQKVPAQKATGQKAAPAPKAQKGQKAPAQKAPAPKASGKRA